The following coding sequences are from one Ornithodoros turicata isolate Travis chromosome 1, ASM3712646v1, whole genome shotgun sequence window:
- the LOC135377652 gene encoding uncharacterized protein LOC135377652, protein MDSINKSCTSVAQEDLMTGEGPVDFQDGGTAESCQEEGEVIGYFELDPSAGLQLMQGENTIYLPPEALGEHVLMSEGGKGCQQIIVVVEEGTEGTVTGLVPSTAAEASFSEECGNPFDGEAFDVQQHFSDDTQIQSEHGHQQVLVLQEQNGTIDRVDEDMITLMDESSAHTAAADQRVLIYTEDGCEIPDGAMKSDVAVGSGIEMADKSPKSLGVEEEKEHITVKVASIGENLAEESKSATILESAKLNSHSDKDSHYESPELNLPCSDPVKLSREPQLTKEIADGNVSVAADSIACVQDNTCSDLPRGNVTNASEGDATDSVYEDPDDISELMRTQVPDSSEECHDGRVPGAATDDAICSTREGSSNQLASPKQKCHKNQDDAVETAEQIGTGNSNGSSVISTNYSSQQEDSIAKSAFELHRDCSGAMNTVVAPDLNMYTPEENVPCNFPYTSVTSPPVQSEQAFCVKGSDSFPSPLLSDYSTEMKTTLIGTVAKEHDVSNEVFSIPNVLRDSETDGKDSAAGHGVELVNEGMMEQSHEAEIPEGGEVHQNAVPVELEAVQIDGSLCRSQPAAKSQVPQYSCNTLKNLATEVINKQTMCGTGENMTRLTMKHIEDTNSLHITETFPLAEPESCKILPAGKRELGSETGTEETLPDESFPNFPDVNSDIGSLPYSNGAGHVPDASNVFDTKNATLEMDTPEHSVLRSEDKPDGENDLPTSMGHGETNASPSDVYCHGKMATENEAFDETKDKDRQKEHVSSSDCDQNFNMSPKEHEGRQNDAERESSAKVNETETSRSNEESHNVDSERDARFTENPEGVQADGVACEKQAREVKHPEKQLPPSSIERTVGEELMAALELVPCQESSPLSAVDDQELEEKLAESSTKTPPKAERKRRKKPEAQPGNTEDPSAGQKRWCLRTPTKPRKRMIIPDSDEDDFDSYESLDAPQAQKSKSEEAFDALLNIFKIEQAKKANEKVLPVSQDERKAGTATSKHRRATRSKKESIKQPTIPLTSTPISYCKAPTKNVEAFPVTSTPLKPTRKQKALHRKIVTPKKASSVTGYVLPTRSMPAGDIRIRCQRPASSPDKGTPQYHCSKCGFRSARMDNIVRHHKEECPHTKNYFRWSHDILKRVTGLDSDYHAS, encoded by the coding sequence ATGGATAGCATCAACAAATCTTGTACAAGTGTAGCGCAAGAAGATCTTATGACAGGAGAAGGGCCAGTAGACTTTCAAGATGGAGGAACAGCGGAGTCATGTCAGGAAGAAGGAGAGGTGATTGGATATTTTGAACTAGACCCATCAGCCGGACTTCAGCTTATGCAAGGCGAAAATACTATATACTTGCCACCAGAAGCATTGGGAGAGCATGTCTTGATGTCTGAAGGTGGCAAAGGTTGTCAACAGATCATAGTAGTTGTTGAAGAGGGAACAGAGGGCACTGTGACCGGTTTAGTTCCAAGCACTGCGGCTGAAGCATCGTTTAGTGAAGAATGTGGAAATCCATTTGATGGAGAGGCCTTTGATGTTCAACAGCATTTCTCAGACGATACACAAATACAGTCAGAACATGGACATCAGCAGGTTCTCGTGCTCCAAGAGCAGAATGGTACTATTGATAGAGTAGATGAGGACATGATAACCCTGATGGATGAATCCAGTGCTCATACTGCTGCTGCTGATCAAAGAGTTCTCATTTATACAGAAGATGGATGTGAGATACCTGATGGAGCAATGAAATCAGATGTGGCCGTTGGGAGTGGGATAGAAATGGCAGATAAAAGCCCTAAATCGCTAGGggtagaagaagaaaaggagcaTATTACAGTAAAAGTTGCAAGCATTGGTGAAAATCTTGCTGAGGAAAGCAAGTCCGCAACCATTTTAGAGTCTGCGAAATTAAATTCTCACAGTGATAAAGACTCACACTATGAATCTCCTGAATTGAATCTGCCATGCTCCGATCCGGTCAAATTATCGAGGGAACCACAACTGACAAAGGAAATAGCTGACGGGAATGTTTCAGTTGCAGCGGATAGCATAGCTTGTGTGCAGGATAATACATGTAGTGACCTGCCAAGGGGAAATGTGACTAATGCTTCTGAAGGTGATGCCACAGATAGTGTTTACGAAGACCCAGATGACATAAGCGAGCTTATGCGAACACAAGTTCCAGATAGTTCTGAAGAGTGTCATGATGGCAGAGTACCTGGGGCTGCAACTGATGATGCTATCTGTAGTACAAGGGAAGGAAGTAGCAATCAGTTAGCCAGTCCTAAACAGAAATGCCATAAAAACCAGGATGATGCTGTAGAGACAGCAGAACAGATAGGAACAGGCAACAGCAATGGGAGTTCAGTGATTAGCACAAATTATTCATCTCAGCAAGAGGATTCTATTGCAAAAAGTGCATTTGAATTGCATAGAGATTGTTCTGGTGCTATGAACACTGTAGTTGCACCAGATTTGAATATGTATACGCCAGAAGAAAATGTACCTTGTAATTTTCCATACACGAGCGTTACGTCACCACCAGTACAAAGTGAACAGGCATTCTGTGTCAAAGGGTCTGATTCTTTCCCTTCTCCATTACTCAGTGACTACTCAACAGAAATGAAAACCACATTGATTGGCACTGTAGCAAAAGAGCATGACGTTTCGAATGAGGTGTTTAGCATTCCTAATGTCTTGAGAGACAGTGAAACAGACGGAAAAGATTCTGCAGCAGGGCATGGTGTTGAGTTGGTGAATGAAGGAATGATGgagcagtcacatgaagcagaAATTCCTGAAGGAGGCGAGGTGCACCAAAATGCTGTGCCAGTTGAGCTGGAAGCTGTTCAAATTGATGGTTCATTATGTAGAAGTCAACCAGCAGCCAAGAGTCAGGTTCCACAGTACAGCTGCAATACTCTCAAAAACTTGGCCACGGAagtaataaacaaacaaactatgTGTGGAACAGGGGAAAATATGACAAGGTTAACAATGAAACATATTGAGGACACAAACAGTCTGCACATCACCGAAACCTTTCCTTTGGCTGAACCTGAGAGTTGCAAGATTTTGCCTGCTGGGAAGAGAGAGCTTGGTAGTGAGACAGGGACGGAGGAAACGTTACCTGATGAAAGTTTCCCAAATTTTCCAGACGTGAATAGCGATATAGGGTCCCTGCCCTACAGTAATGGCGCAGGGCATGTGCCGGATGCCTCTAATGTCTTTGATACCAAAAATGCTACTCTTGAAATGGACACACCTGAACACAGTGTTTTACGAAGTGAAGATAAGCCTGACGGAGAAAATGATCTCCCAACCAGCATGGGACATGGCGAAACAAATGCTTCCCCTTCTGATGTGTATTGCCATGGCAAAATGGCCACCGAAAATGAGGCGTTTGACGAGACAAAGGATAAGGACAGGCAAAAGGAACATGTGTCCTCATCAGACTGTGATCAGAATTTCAATATGTCACCAAAAGAACATGAAGGTAGACAGAATGATGCAGAAAGAGAAAGTTCTGCCAAAGTCAATGAGACAGAAACTTCTCGCAGTAATGAAGAATCCCATAATGTGGATAGTGAACGTGATGCACGGTTTACAGAAAATCCTGAGGGTGTGCAAGCTGATGGTGTGGCTTGTGAGAAGCAGGCAAGGGAAGTGAAACACCCTGAGAAGCAACTGCCGCCTTCTAGCATAGAGCGTACTGTAGGTGAAGAATTGATGGCAGCACTGGAGCTAGTGCCTTGTCAAGAGTCATCACCACTCTCTGCAGTTGATGACCAAGAGCTTGAAGAAAAATTAGCAGAAAGTTCAACGAAGACACCCCCGAAGGCGGaaaggaagaggaggaagaaaccAGAAGCCCAACCAGGGAACACCGAAGATCCTTCTGCGGGTCAGAAACGGTGGTGCTTGCGTACGCCAACCAAACCTCGGAAGCGTATGATTATCCCTGATAGTGATGAGGACGATTTTGATTCGTATGAGTCCCTTGATGCGCCTCAAGCCCAGAAGAGTAAGTCCGAAGAGGCATTTGACGCGTTGCTAAATATATTCAAAATTGAACAGGCTAAGAAAGCTAACGAAAAAGTACTTCCCGTGAGTCAGGATGAGAGGAAAGCTGGAACTGCCACATCCAAACACCGAAGGGCAACTCGTTCTAAGAAAGAGAGTATAAAGCAACCCACGATCCCGCTGACCAGCACCCCTATTAGTTACTGCAAAGCTCCCACTAAGAATGTTGAAGCATTTCCTGTAACATCCACACCGTTAAAGCCAACCCGAAAGCAAAAGGCGTTACACAGGAAAATTGTGACTCCCAAAAAGGCCTCCTCAGTTACTGGTTACGTGCTTCCTACTAGAAGCATGCCTGCTGGAGACATTCGCATTCGTTGCCAGCGCCCAGCATCATCTCCTGACAAAGGTACTCCTCAGTATCACTGCTccaaatgtggctttcgttctgCACGAATGGACAACATTGTACGACACCACAAGGAAGAGTGTCCCCACACCAAGAACTACTTTAGGTGGAGCCACGATATTCTGAAGAGAGTTACTGGACTTGACAGCGACTACCATGCTTCCTAA
- the LOC135377654 gene encoding frizzled-7-like, which produces MQSDTAKAAVGLAAAVALCLLFQHGCLVNAQIVSSRVSDHRTGSTPNHGRCEPITIPLCKDIQYNETIMPNLLNHQKQEDAGMEVHQFFPLVKVKCSPDLQFFLCSIYAPVCTILEYPIPPCRSLCMSARNGCENLMNKFGFKWPESLECEKFPEVSSGKLCVGENSTDHRIGPQPSPNSTGVLVNHGFVCPREFTVPLGLDYVFRIRGKEEKNCGMPCHHMFFRGQNLKFSRYWIGTWAAQCMVSTLFTVLTFLIDMQRFRYPERPIIFLSFCNLMVSATYFAGFLLGDKVACNDPFPAPDGQKNIDMVRTISQNNKKETCTVMFMVLYFFSMAGSLWWVVLTLTWFLAAGLKWGHEAIESNSQYFHLAAWTIPAIKTITILAMGKVEGDVLSGVCYVGIWNMDSLRGFVLAPLFIYLALGKVFLMAGFISLCHIRTVMKHDGTKTDKLEKLMVRIGIFSFLYTLPAITVLFCYFYEQAQFDDWMLSWHWQVNAEKHWSIPCPEPSCLRRDRSLRRPEFYVFMIKYLGILIVGITSGVWIWSGKTFASWKNFYNRLRNITSVTPARRSAEAYV; this is translated from the coding sequence ATGCAGAGCGACACTGCAAAAGCCGCGGTAGGCTTAGCCGCAGCGGTGGCTCTCTGTTTGCTTTTTCAACATGGATGCTTGGTAAACGCGCAAATCGTGAGCTCCCGCGTTTCAGACCATAGGACGGGTTCGACTCCTAACCATGGGAGGTGCGAGCCCATTACAATTCCATTGTGCAAGGACATTCAATACAACGAAACTATCATGCCCAACCTGCTAAATCATCAGAAGCAAGAGGATGCTGGAATGGAAGTGCACCAATTTTTTCCACTGGTCAAGGTGAAGTGTTCGCCAGATTTACAATTCTTCCTTTGCTCCATTTACGCTCCCGTGTGCACAATTCTCGAGTACCCTATACCACCGTGTCGGTCGCTTTGTATGTCTGCGCGCAATGGATGCGAGAACCTGATGAACAAGTTTGGGTTCAAATGGCCAGAATCCCTGGAGTGCGAAAAATTTCCCGAAGTATCCTCTGGTAAGCTGTGCGTGGGCGAAAATAGCACGGACCACCGTATCGGCCCACAGCCATCCCCCAATTCTACGGGTGTCCTTGTTAACCATGGCTTTGTATGCCCACGCGAATTCACGGTGCCTTTGGGCCTGGACTACGTCTTTCGAATTCGCGGAAAAGAGGAGAAGAACTGCGGCATGCCATGCCACCACATGTTTTTCCGTGGACAAAACCTCAAGTTTTCGCGCTACTGGATTGGAACGTGGGCCGCTCAGTGCATGGTTTCCACTCTATTCACGGTGCTCACGTTTCTCATCGACATGCAACGTTTTCGATACCCAGAAAGACCCATTATTTTCCTCTCATTCTGCAACCTCATGGTGTCTGCTACGTACTTTGCGGGTTTTCTGCTAGGCGACAAGGTGGCATGTAATGATCCCTTCCCTGCACCGGATGGCCAAAAGAACATTGACATGGTGCGAACCATTTCGCAGAATAATAAGAAAGAGACATGCACAGTTATGTTTATGGTACTGTACTTCTTCAGCATGGCTGGCTCACTGTGGTGGGTAGTGCTCACGTTGACATGGTTCCTAGCAGCAGGGCTCAAGTGGGGTCACGAGGCAATCGAAAGTAATTCCCAGTACTTCCACCTGGCAGCATGGACGATACCAGCAATCAAGACGATTACGATTTTAGCAATGGGTAAAGTTGAGGGAGACGTGTTAAGTGGGGTTTGCTATGTGGGCATTTGGAACATGGACTCTCTCCGTGGCTTTGTGCTGGCTCCTTTGTTTATATACCTAGCTTTGGGCAAGGTTTTCCTTATGGCTGGTTTCATTTCACTGTGCCACATACGAACTGTTATGAAGCACGATGGCACCAAGACAGATAAGCTCGAAAAGCTGATGGTACGCATTGGAATTTTTTCATTCCTCTACACATTACCCGCTATCACTGTTCTCTTTTGCTACTTCTACGAGCAAGCACAATTCGATGATTGGATGCTTTCCTGGCATTGGCAAGTGAATGCAGAGAAGCACTGGAGCATTCCTTGCCCAGAACCTTCATGCTTGCGCCGTGATCGTTCTCTGCGACGTCCAGAATTCTATGTCTTTATGATCAAATACCTGGGTATCCTCATTGTTGGCATCACATCAGGAGTCTGGATATGGTCTGGAAAGACTTTTGCCTCCTGGAAAAACTTTTACAATCGTTTGCGCAACATTACATCTGTAACGCCAGCGCGGCGTAGTGCTGAAGCGTATGTTTGA